Within Desulfobacter sp., the genomic segment AAACCAAGCTGTTTTAAGATGTTCTTTAAAATACGGCGCATGGTTGCAAAATCGTCAACTATCAGAACCTTGATGGATGTGTCCATTGCCACATTTTCCTCCTTAATCGGGTTGAAGCCCCTCGTCTACCTGTCAAAACACACCTCAATAGTAAATTCCCCACCGTCGGTTTTAAACGGAATGGCGATTTTCGGTCCGTCCACATAATGCCTGATGGTATGATTCTTACCCGTAATTACAGACGGAATGGCAGCCTTAAATACCTTGCCGATCTCATCCAACTCTTTTCTGGCCTGGCCTGAAATCATATTGGTCAACTCGCCCACGGCATCGGAGATATCCTCGTTAAGGGTTTCCATTTCTTCTCCGAGCATGTTTGAAACGACCGTTAAAATGCAGCTTTCTTCAAAGGTAACGGCTATGGTGCCGTGGGCCACGCCGGTCAACCCGATCACACCGGTCACATCCCCCACGGCGGTTGTCCCTTTTTTTAAATAGGGTTTCCCGGCCTCCACCGACATAAAGGCCATGGTTTCCAGGACATTTATGGTTGCGTTAATAAACGGGTTGATTAATTTTACATCCACAGCCGATTGCCTCCAGGCCCTTTAATCCCAGCTTTGCTCACTGTTGTAACGGACAATATTCTTCAAATGGGTATATACGTCCACGTCCATGGATTCAAATTCAATGCCCACACCGCCATCGCCCTGACGGGCCACCCGGCCCCGGATCTCCAGGGAAATCTCTTCAATCCCGCCGGTGAGAAAAATATTCACGGTGCAGGGCGCTTCCGGTGAAAAGGCATCATCTGTTTTGGCAAAAACCCCCTTTTGGCTCAAGTCCTTGGAGCTGGCATTTAAAACGGTCCGGCTGTCACCGGTATCGAATATAATTTCAACTCTGGTAGCAAATCCC encodes:
- a CDS encoding PilZ domain-containing protein; translated protein: MDAVNNDDRRKYARVGFATRVEIIFDTGDSRTVLNASSKDLSQKGVFAKTDDAFSPEAPCTVNIFLTGGIEEISLEIRGRVARQGDGGVGIEFESMDVDVYTHLKNIVRYNSEQSWD
- a CDS encoding chemotaxis protein CheX; the encoded protein is MDVKLINPFINATINVLETMAFMSVEAGKPYLKKGTTAVGDVTGVIGLTGVAHGTIAVTFEESCILTVVSNMLGEEMETLNEDISDAVGELTNMISGQARKELDEIGKVFKAAIPSVITGKNHTIRHYVDGPKIAIPFKTDGGEFTIEVCFDR